One Urocitellus parryii isolate mUroPar1 chromosome 9, mUroPar1.hap1, whole genome shotgun sequence DNA segment encodes these proteins:
- the Acsm4 gene encoding acyl-coenzyme A synthetase ACSM4, mitochondrial isoform X1 produces the protein MLGYLCVPIRRQSPLETMKILLHYRTFRLTWLAKLSGRHFHGDHQIRAPLTTADFEAINLCDKSVPKNFNFAGDVLDQWSLKEKTGERPANPALWWVNGQGDEVKWSFRELGSLSRKAANVLTKPCGLQRGDRVAVILPRIPEWWLINVACMRTGLVFMPGTTQLTARDILYRLQVSEAKGIVVSEEVAPAVESIMSECPHLKTKLLVSPHSREGWLSFHQLFQSASEEHSCVETGSQEPMAIYFTSGTTGSPKMAQHSHSSIGIGYAVCGRYWLDLKSSDVIWNMSDTGWIKAAIGSVFSSWLWGACVFVHRMASFDTDAFLDTLVTYPITTMCSAPTVYRMLVQKDLKRYKFKKLRHCVTGGEPLNPEVMEQWKAQTGLQLYEGYGQTEVGIICANVKGQEIKPGSMGRGVLPYDVQIIDENGNVLPPGEEGEIALRLKSTRPFCFFSEYVNNPEKTAATLRGNFYVTGDRGVKDSDGYFWFVGRADDVIISSGYRIGPFEVESALIEHPAVVESAVVSSPDPIRGEVVKAFVVLSAPFKSSNPEKLTLELQDHVKKSTAPYKYPRKVEFVQELPKTITGKIKRNVLRDQEWGRR, from the exons AT GCTGGGATACCTCTGTGTCCCCATCCGTAGACAAAGTCCTTTGGAGACCATGAAGATTCTTCTCCACTACCGGACATTTCGACTCACCTGGCTGGCCAAGCTCTCTGGCCGCCACTTTCATGGCGATCACCAGATTCGGGCGCCTCTGACTACTGCTGACTTTGAAGCCATAAATCTCTGTGACAAGTCGGTGCCTAAGAACTTTAACTTTGCTGGGGATGTGCTGGACCAGTGGTCTCTAAAGGAGAAG ACAGGGGAGAGACCAGCCAACCCAGCCCTGTGGTGGGTGAATGGCCAAGGGGACGAGGTGAAATGGAGCTTTAGAGAACTGGGCTCCTTGTCCCGAAAGGCAGCCAATGTGCTCACCAAGCCCTGTGGCCTGCAGAGAGGAGACCGAGTGGCCGTGATCCTGCCCCGGATCCCCGAATGGTGGCTCATCAATGTGGCTTGCATGCGAACAG GGCTTGTCTTCATGCCAGGAACTACCCAGCTGACAGCAAGAGACATCCTCTACCGGCTGCAAGTATCCGAGGCCAAGGGCATTGTGGTCAGTGAGGAGGTGGCCCCTGCAGTAGAATCCATCATGTCAGAGTGTCCTCACCTGAAGACCAAACTCCTGGTGTCTCCACACAGCCGGGAAGGGTGGCTCAGCTTCCACCAGTTATTCCA ATCTGCCTCTGAAGAGCACAGCTGTGTGGAGACAGGAAGTCAAGAACCAATGGCCATTTATTTCACCAGCGGTACCACGGGCTCTCCGAAGATGGCTCAGCACTCTCACAGTAGCATTGGCATTGGGTACGCCGTCTGTGGAAG ATACTGGCTGGACTTGAAGTCCTCTGATGTCATATGGAACATGTCAGACACAGGCTGGATCAAGGCCGCCATTGGTAGTGTGTTTTCTTCCTGGCTTTGGGGCGCCTGCGTCTTTGTGCATCGGATGGCCTCGTTTGACACCGACGCCTTCCTGGAT ACACTTGTCACTTACCCCATCACGACCATGTGCAGTGCCCCCACCGTGTACCGGATGCTTGTGCAGAAAGACCTCAAGAG GTACAAATTCAAGAAGCTGCGGCACTGTGTGACGGGAGGGGAACCGCTCAACCCGGAGGTGATGGAACAGTGGAAGGCGCAAACTGGGCTGCAGCTGTACGAGGGCTACGGACAGACAGAAGTG GGAATAATTTGTGCCAACGTGAAAGGACAAGAAATCAAACCAGGCTCCATGGGGAGAGGCGTCTTGCCCTACGATGTCCAG ATTATAGACGAAAATGGCAATGTCCTACCACCTGGCGAAGAGGGGGAAATTGCTCTCAGACTGAAGTCCACTCGGCCCTTCTGCTTCTTCTCTGAATATGTG AACAACCCAGAGAAAACTGCTGCCACCCTAAGAGGAAATTTTTATGTCACCGGAGACAGAGGCGTGAAGGACAGCGATGGGTACTTCTGGTTTGTGGGCAGAGCTGATGATGTCATCATATCCTCTGG GTACCGCATTGGGCCCTTCGAGGTGGAGAGCGCACTCATAGAGCACCCTGCGGTCGTGGAGTCGGCCGTGGTCAGCAGTCCAGATCCAATCCGGGGAGAG GTGGTGAAAGCTTTTGTTGTTTTATCTGCACCTTTCAAATCCTCCAACCCTGAGAAATTAACTCTGGAGCTTCAGGATCATGTGAAAAAATCAACTGCACCTTACAAATATCCAAGAAAG GTGGAATTTGTTCAAGAACTCCCGAAGACAATCACTGGAAAAATCAAGCGCAACGTTCTAAGAGACCAAGAATGGGGACGAAGGTAG
- the Acsm4 gene encoding acyl-coenzyme A synthetase ACSM4, mitochondrial isoform X2 has translation MKILLHYRTFRLTWLAKLSGRHFHGDHQIRAPLTTADFEAINLCDKSVPKNFNFAGDVLDQWSLKEKTGERPANPALWWVNGQGDEVKWSFRELGSLSRKAANVLTKPCGLQRGDRVAVILPRIPEWWLINVACMRTGLVFMPGTTQLTARDILYRLQVSEAKGIVVSEEVAPAVESIMSECPHLKTKLLVSPHSREGWLSFHQLFQSASEEHSCVETGSQEPMAIYFTSGTTGSPKMAQHSHSSIGIGYAVCGRYWLDLKSSDVIWNMSDTGWIKAAIGSVFSSWLWGACVFVHRMASFDTDAFLDTLVTYPITTMCSAPTVYRMLVQKDLKRYKFKKLRHCVTGGEPLNPEVMEQWKAQTGLQLYEGYGQTEVGIICANVKGQEIKPGSMGRGVLPYDVQIIDENGNVLPPGEEGEIALRLKSTRPFCFFSEYVNNPEKTAATLRGNFYVTGDRGVKDSDGYFWFVGRADDVIISSGYRIGPFEVESALIEHPAVVESAVVSSPDPIRGEVVKAFVVLSAPFKSSNPEKLTLELQDHVKKSTAPYKYPRKVEFVQELPKTITGKIKRNVLRDQEWGRR, from the exons ATGAAGATTCTTCTCCACTACCGGACATTTCGACTCACCTGGCTGGCCAAGCTCTCTGGCCGCCACTTTCATGGCGATCACCAGATTCGGGCGCCTCTGACTACTGCTGACTTTGAAGCCATAAATCTCTGTGACAAGTCGGTGCCTAAGAACTTTAACTTTGCTGGGGATGTGCTGGACCAGTGGTCTCTAAAGGAGAAG ACAGGGGAGAGACCAGCCAACCCAGCCCTGTGGTGGGTGAATGGCCAAGGGGACGAGGTGAAATGGAGCTTTAGAGAACTGGGCTCCTTGTCCCGAAAGGCAGCCAATGTGCTCACCAAGCCCTGTGGCCTGCAGAGAGGAGACCGAGTGGCCGTGATCCTGCCCCGGATCCCCGAATGGTGGCTCATCAATGTGGCTTGCATGCGAACAG GGCTTGTCTTCATGCCAGGAACTACCCAGCTGACAGCAAGAGACATCCTCTACCGGCTGCAAGTATCCGAGGCCAAGGGCATTGTGGTCAGTGAGGAGGTGGCCCCTGCAGTAGAATCCATCATGTCAGAGTGTCCTCACCTGAAGACCAAACTCCTGGTGTCTCCACACAGCCGGGAAGGGTGGCTCAGCTTCCACCAGTTATTCCA ATCTGCCTCTGAAGAGCACAGCTGTGTGGAGACAGGAAGTCAAGAACCAATGGCCATTTATTTCACCAGCGGTACCACGGGCTCTCCGAAGATGGCTCAGCACTCTCACAGTAGCATTGGCATTGGGTACGCCGTCTGTGGAAG ATACTGGCTGGACTTGAAGTCCTCTGATGTCATATGGAACATGTCAGACACAGGCTGGATCAAGGCCGCCATTGGTAGTGTGTTTTCTTCCTGGCTTTGGGGCGCCTGCGTCTTTGTGCATCGGATGGCCTCGTTTGACACCGACGCCTTCCTGGAT ACACTTGTCACTTACCCCATCACGACCATGTGCAGTGCCCCCACCGTGTACCGGATGCTTGTGCAGAAAGACCTCAAGAG GTACAAATTCAAGAAGCTGCGGCACTGTGTGACGGGAGGGGAACCGCTCAACCCGGAGGTGATGGAACAGTGGAAGGCGCAAACTGGGCTGCAGCTGTACGAGGGCTACGGACAGACAGAAGTG GGAATAATTTGTGCCAACGTGAAAGGACAAGAAATCAAACCAGGCTCCATGGGGAGAGGCGTCTTGCCCTACGATGTCCAG ATTATAGACGAAAATGGCAATGTCCTACCACCTGGCGAAGAGGGGGAAATTGCTCTCAGACTGAAGTCCACTCGGCCCTTCTGCTTCTTCTCTGAATATGTG AACAACCCAGAGAAAACTGCTGCCACCCTAAGAGGAAATTTTTATGTCACCGGAGACAGAGGCGTGAAGGACAGCGATGGGTACTTCTGGTTTGTGGGCAGAGCTGATGATGTCATCATATCCTCTGG GTACCGCATTGGGCCCTTCGAGGTGGAGAGCGCACTCATAGAGCACCCTGCGGTCGTGGAGTCGGCCGTGGTCAGCAGTCCAGATCCAATCCGGGGAGAG GTGGTGAAAGCTTTTGTTGTTTTATCTGCACCTTTCAAATCCTCCAACCCTGAGAAATTAACTCTGGAGCTTCAGGATCATGTGAAAAAATCAACTGCACCTTACAAATATCCAAGAAAG GTGGAATTTGTTCAAGAACTCCCGAAGACAATCACTGGAAAAATCAAGCGCAACGTTCTAAGAGACCAAGAATGGGGACGAAGGTAG
- the Thumpd1 gene encoding THUMP domain-containing protein 1: MAEPVQQPPQPSGGKRKGKAQYVQAKRARRCDAGGPRQLEPGLQGILITCNMNERKCVEEAYSLLNEYGDDMYGPEKFTDKDQQPSGSEGEDDDVEAALKKEVGDIKASTEMRLRRFQSMESGANNVVFIRTLGIEPEKLVHHILQDMYKTKKKKTRVILRMLPISGTCKAFLEDMKKYAETFLEPWFKAPNKGTFQIVYKSRNNSHMNREEVIKELAGIVGSLNSENKVDLTNPQYTVVVEIIKAVCCLSVVKDYMLFRKYNLQEVVKSAKDPSQPHPKLGNGKEVKLESDVKLNQNDPSEGKNNQQVVPENNEEPGQTKPKPESQVVNEEGAKPELADQVMEGCKSNENDHS, encoded by the exons ATGGCGGAGCCCGTCCAGCAGCCCCCTCAGCCCAGCGGCGGGAAGCGCAAAGGAAAGGCTCAGTACGTGCAGGCCAAGCGGGCTCGGCGCTGCGACGCCGGCGGGCCGCGGCAGCTGGAGCCCGGGCTGCAGGGCATCCTCATCACGTGCAACATGAACGAGCGCAAGTGCGTGGAGGAGGCCTACAGCCTGCTCAACGAATACGGCGACGACATGTACGGGCCCGAAAAG TTTACAGATAAAGATCAGCAGCCCTCTGGAAGTGAGGGAGAGGATGATGATGTGGAAGCTGCCTTGAAGAAAGAAGTTGGTGACATTAAAGCTTCTACAGAGATGAGGCTAAGAAGATTCCAGTCAATGGAGAGTGGAGCGAATAATGTAGTCTTCATCAGAACACTTGGGATAG aACCTGAGAAATTGGTGCATCATATTCTCCAGGATATGTacaaaaccaagaaaaagaagactCGAGTTATTCTACGAATGTTACCCATCTCAGGCACGTGCAAAGCTTTCTTAGAAGATATGAAAAAGTATGCAGAAACATTTTTGGAACCCTGGTTTAAAGCTCCAAACAAAGGGACATTTCAGATTGTTTACAAATCTCGAAATAACAGTCACATGAATAGAGAAGAAGTTATCAAAGAGCTGGCAG GAATAGTGGGCAGCcttaattcagaaaataaagtggATCTCACCAATCCCCAGTACACGGTGGTAGTAGAAATCATCAAAGCTGTCTGTTGCCTGAGTGTTGTGAAAGATTACATGTTGTTCAGAAAGTATAATCTCCAGGAGGTGGTGAAGAGTGCTAAAGACCCATCCCAGCCTCACCCAAAGCTAGGAAATGGGAAAGAAGTGAAATTGGAATCTGATgtcaaattaaatcaaaatgaccCCTCAGAAGGGAAAAATAACCAGCAGGTGGTACCAGAGAATAACGAGGAGCCAGGGCAAACAAAACCCAAGCCTGAGTCACAAGTGGTGAATGAGGAAGGAGCTAAACCTGAACTTGCTGATCAAGTCATGGAAGGATGCAAGTCAAATGAAAATGACCACTCGTAG